In Malus sylvestris chromosome 15, drMalSylv7.2, whole genome shotgun sequence, a single genomic region encodes these proteins:
- the LOC126602674 gene encoding uncharacterized protein LOC126602674, translated as MAGSGNVELRAPVFNGENYEFWRIRMITILKSYGLWELVENGFVPPDPKSEKAVVDETKKEMPDGVSFSEILMKDARALGMIQGAVSDQIFPRIVNEETSKGAWDALKGEFRGDKQVRNVKLQGLRRDFEYTRMKDSESLSVYLSRLFDIINQMKSYGEELSRERIVQKLLISLPKTYDAICSVIEHSRDLETIEVQEVVASLKGFEQRLDLHTESSTERAFTSLNVASKGVKSGGFSGNQRSQESWKSRGKNWDHKSNLPQRQNNTQRNWDHKPNYPQR; from the coding sequence ATGGCTGGGTCCGGAAATGTCGAGCTTAGAGCTCCGGTCTTCAATGGAGAGAACTATGAATTTTGGAGGATTCGTATGATAACTATACTGAAATCGTATGGTTTGTGGGAGCTGGTAGAAAATGGGTTTGTACCACCAGATCCGAAGTCTGAGAAAGCTGTGGTCGATGAGACGAAGAAGGAGATGCCGGATGGAGTGTCGTTCAGTGAGATCTTGATGAAGGATGCTCGTGCGCTTGGAATGATACAAGGTGCAGTATCGGAtcagatttttcccagaatcgtgaatgaagaaacatccaaaggAGCTTGGGATGCTCTAAAGGGCGAATTCCGAGGAGATAAACAAGTAAGAAATGTAAAATTGCAAGGTTTACGTAGAGATTTTGAATATACTCGTATGAAGGACAGTGAATCATTATCTGTGTATCTCTCTAGATTGTTTGATATTATTAATCAGATGAAAAGTTATGGAGAAGAACTATCTAGGGAGAGAATTGTGCAGAAATTACTTATTAGTCTTCCGAAAACATATGATGCAATTTGTTCTGTAATTGAGCACTCTAGAGATCTTGAAACTATTGAGGTCCAAGAGGTTGTAGCTTCTCTAAAAGGATTTGAACAGAGGCTTGATCTACATACTGAGTCTTCGACTGAGAGGGCATTTACAAGTCTAAATGTAGCATCTAAGGGTGTCAAAAGTGGTGGATTTTCTGGGAATCAAAGGTCTCAAGAGAGTTGGAAATCAAGGGGAAAGAATTGGGATCATAAATCAAACCTTCCTCAGAGACAGAACAATACTCAAAGGAATTGGGATCACAAACCAAATTATCCTCAGAGATAG